DNA from Podospora pseudopauciseta strain CBS 411.78 chromosome 5 map unlocalized CBS411.78m_5, whole genome shotgun sequence:
GAGAGCCATCAGAGTAAAACGAATGTCGAACCCTGGGAAAAAGGAGGCAAATACTTACCGACCAAAGTCAATGTTGTAAGAAATGAAAAACACACGTATCCTACCGAACCAATTTCGCTTCCACAAAAACCATGATTTACCTTACTCTCATCCTAAAACATTCCCCATCAAAGACTCATAACCCCCAACTCACAGGGAATACTAAGTTGCCATTCCAAGTAAAACCAGGTGCAGACTTCACGCTGATAAATCACAAGCATATGTAACACCTAGATAACACAACCCAAATCAAAACCTTTATCATCTGTATATATCAAGACTGACAACATTGTATATCTAGGTAGGTACCCCCTCGATCAAACCAACGTCTTCCAAAATTCTAATAGGTACCCATCTCCAAAAGAACAACACTAGAAACCACCACAGAAATATTTTCCCCCCAGAATCAAGGTAAAAATGAGTGTCAAtacccccccgccccccaccAAACACGTTTCCGCAAAGGAGTGTCACCCATCCACTCatacatcatcatcctcacaTCATCCATGATCACATAAGAAGCGTCTTCAgcccccaacaacacaccacaGCAAAACCAACGCtgcaaaaacaacaaaaaataACTGGGTATTCATGGTACGAACAAAGTACGAACGCAagatataaaaaaaaagaccaaaagaaaagagtcTAGCGACATTCAAcaatgacaacaacaacatcatcatcagcacccCTCCCGGCACCCTCCACTGTTCCTCCCCCCTTAATATTACCTCACCATCACTTATAACTTCTCAACTACCACAACAAATAACCATAGCCACCGCGCCAACCATACCTCCCTAACCCCACAAATAAAGATAAAGaaaacgaaaagaaaaaaaaatgaacGTCTGTTTTGGATCTccaagaaaataaaaacaagGAGAAACCCCCTCAGCTAAACCAAGCCCCCCTCCTAAAAAGCCTCGAACACGCTCCACCTCAGCAAAGGTCTCCTCTGGAAAAAGAATGACACAGTATGGGATGTGGTTTGTGTCTATAATGTGGTGTTATGGTGTCCATCTTCGTTGGTGTTGTCAAGGTAAGCTGTGCCATGGTTTTGGCTGTGGTGCTGTGGTGGAATGATGATCCTGTCGGCCGTCAAGCAGCAGTGTCGTGGTGTTGTGATGTGGTGTGTTGGCGTTGCTGGTGATGTGGTATGCTGTCGACGCTGAAGtgttcatcctcctccccttcttgcTGTAACCACgcccctctcctcttctccgtCTCCAACCCCATTCAAAAAAGCAACCAGACATAAAAAAACATTCAACCGATCGCTCCTCTAtgagtttgatgatgaaaatCCCGCGCAAAGATTGGAATAAAccgaagaaaacaaaaaaaggctGATGATAGAAAGGAGGGTATGAGATAACGCGATGTGTGTGCTTTGAGAACGGGACAAAGGAAAGAGCCCTAGGAAGGCACTGTGTATGGGTGTCGTCCCAGGGCGAGATGTATGGTGTGGTAAGTTGCGTGAGATAGTGGTTAAGAGCGAATCGCTCCATCCTTCTGCGTGTCAGgcaaaggagaagagaatAGTTTGACTGGTGGTTTACATCTCACCGACACAGAAAAGTTCAATCTCATCCATGCCTTGAGAACCGCGCATGCCCTCTTGCCACTCGGAAATGGCGATTTGGATGTCCTCATCGCTTTCAATGGTCACAAAgtcgccatcttcatcccgATATCGCAACCTCAGCTCTCCCTTAGagatgctgctgttggtgaaCTTGCTGAGCCGGTGATCGATGCGGTCAATCAGGTTCACGTAGTTGAGCTTGTCAAAGTGAACGATAAGAGTGAAGTAATTGCCGGTATCGTAGTTGACCCTTACCCGGAGTTGACTGGAAAAGGCAGTGTCTGGCGTGGGAGGAACCATGGATTGGCTGGAGGTGATCGGCGCCGTTACCAGACCAGGGGCAACGGGCCTTGAAGGGTCCACGGGAGCCAACGGTGCCAGTCCAGGAGGCGGAGGGCCAGCCGGTGGTGGGATGTTGGCACCACTGCCGGGTGTACCTTGACGGGGATAAACAGGTTGTGTTGGGAACTGCGCCATGCCGCCATACTGTCGTTGACGTTGCGCACCTGGGGAGCTGGTGTTTGTGCGCAATGGCAGATCGTTTGCGGGGCTGCCCGTGTTGCTCCTTGGGATATTGGAGTCATGCCGTACATGGATGGGGTGAGGTGGATGTCCCTGGTTCAAATGAGCAGGGATTCCTGGGACTGCTGGAACGGACTGGCCAGTTCGGGCGGCTTGCCCATTGATGTCAGGCGTACTATAGCTACGGctgcgctgctgctgcaactGGGCCGCGTGCGCCGAGTCACGTTCGCGAGGCATTACTGGCATGGATGGACCTCGGGGGTTCCGTCCATTTGCGGTAACCATGCCATACGCATTGTTTGGAGTAGACCCATCTCTTGATGGGGCTCGGGGTGCGGCAGGGGCTGTATAGCGATTGCTATCCTCGGGTGCCCATCCAGGTTGCGGTGTGCCCGTTTTCGGAAATGGATAACCTGTCTGGGAAAAGATACCACTCGTGGTACTCGTCCTGCTGGACGCTGGAGACTCGGCTACTGGCGAAAAGTAGGACTCGGCACCACGAAGTGGCGAGGCCTGGTTGGTCTGGATGTTCAGTGGGGTGGGAGGctgaagaagggggaagCTCGACGGCGGTGCTCGAGCGATGCCTGCCAGGGATTGCGAGCTGTCGTTGGTGGCTGAGCGTGTCCGCAAGCTGGTGCTCGAAGCATTGCGCGGCATTGTTCCAGGTAACGCCATGGGCGGGTTGTACGCAGCCGGCGTGGCAGTCCCCGACGGTGCGATCAAAGTGGACgaatcgtcatcatcatcatcgtccttcTCGGCGTATGGGTTTTCCAGTCCACTACTCTGGGAAGCCATCCACGTGAAGTTTGTTGCCGGTCTCTCCGGGCTTTGTTGCACCTGGCCTGTCTTCTCCTTCCGTTGCTGTTCCAGTCCAGTCGCCCACTTCTTCATCATTTCCTCATTCTGGAACTTGATGATAAAGTTCTCCACGCCGGGATCACCCTTCCACCAAATTTGGACAGTGTATGAACCAGTCTTCGACAGTGCTACCACATCGGTCACATTCGTCATAAAAATCCGACCCTTAAGCTGGAGCTTATTGTTTTTGTTGCGAACCTTCGGTCCAGTCGACTTGGTCTTGTCCTTCTTATCCTTATTCTTGCCTGGGAGCAACTCTTTGCAGCAAAGCAAGATGTTCTCAAAGAGATAGATCTCATACTGCGCGGGTAACCCATCAGCATCATATATCTTGTTGTCAAAGACCCCCCTGATGAAAAGGTAATTTGCACTTACGTCCTTCTCTTGATCACTCTTGCCCGGGATAACGGTGTAAACACCGTGCAATATGAGTTTCCCAAATTGGCTGACTTGGTGGTTTTTCCAGTCGTCAACCCTGCCCATCAATTCTTCCAGTGCTTCGTCGAGCTCTGCGCGATCGACTGCTTCGTTGGCCTTTTGTAGCACGCGGCTGGCTGCTTCAATACCTGCCGAAAGGTCTGCTCTGACTGTTTCATCGTCACACTTCTTGAGCAGTTCCTATCTCCCAAGTCAGTACACGGCACACCAGTAAACATGGGAAAATACACTTACGTTCAGAAGAAGTGGATATTTGACCAGTCTTTGCATCGGCTTCAGCAAGAACCCGTCAAGCGTGTTCAAGTCGCAGGCTACAGCGTGTGCTGCCGTCTGGATCTTGTCAAACACCTGGCTTGCTAGTTTGCCAGCCTTTTTCTGGTTTGCAATGAAGGGCTGGTAGCAGTTGTTGAATACCTCCTCGTAGGCTACAAATGGGCTTCCCCATTCTTGCCTGGCAGCCGGCATTGAGTTTGTCGTTTCTACCCTGATTAAGAATTTGCGCTGGCAGTCCAAGATGGCATTGATGTTAAGGAAAATGTTGTGCACAACATCTCCTGGAATAATGCCCCTCTCTTCTAGTGTCTTCTTCAAATCCTGTAGGTTCTCGAGATCCTGGACGTACTTCCGTTCCGTGTCTACCATCTCGCGCACAACGTAGTCTCGGTGGCTCATTTGAGAGCCTGGTTGCATCATATCGTCTTCGGGATAGGGCTGAACTTCGAGCATAAGACCCTTGACctcgagaagatcaagaacaTAATTGATTACAGAGGTAACCTGAATCATTGTTAGCAAAACACCCAACTAGATCGGTGGAAGGAATAAACACACCTTGACGAAACCCGTCGTGTCCTGTCCTGTCAAATCCGTAATGATGAAAGAATCAGCTGCGGGAACATTGAGCTTGGATTTGCAAGCCTCGACAAATCTCAGGATCGCAATCTTTGCCAGCTTGGACTTGTTGGCTCCAGGG
Protein-coding regions in this window:
- the CDC24 gene encoding Guanine nucleotide exchange factor for Cdc42p (EggNog:ENOG503NVJ0; COG:T) translates to MAHAPLLRMNTGPAATMDVVDRLTSMTVPGAPPRVSQLSGSSTFPVTNSSTSFNSLNNATTFAASSTGNVVATNNIINQKADASRSLYQICVSLKQRLAKVPGFEGYLEQLNEMAAESMEGPVESLWELLRSGFPLLAIYNALQPEVPLQVDEPPGANKSKLAKIAILRFVEACKSKLNVPAADSFIITDLTGQDTTGFVKVTSVINYVLDLLEVKGLMLEVQPYPEDDMMQPGSQMSHRDYVVREMVDTERKYVQDLENLQDLKKTLEERGIIPGDVVHNIFLNINAILDCQRKFLIRVETTNSMPAARQEWGSPFVAYEEVFNNCYQPFIANQKKAGKLASQVFDKIQTAAHAVACDLNTLDGFLLKPMQRLVKYPLLLNELLKKCDDETVRADLSAGIEAASRVLQKANEAVDRAELDEALEELMGRVDDWKNHQVSQFGKLILHGVYTVIPGKSDQEKDYEIYLFENILLCCKELLPGKNKDKKDKTKSTGPKVRNKNNKLQLKGRIFMTNVTDVVALSKTGSYTVQIWWKGDPGVENFIIKFQNEEMMKKWATGLEQQRKEKTGQVQQSPERPATNFTWMASQSSGLENPYAEKDDDDDDDSSTLIAPSGTATPAAYNPPMALPGTMPRNASSTSLRTRSATNDSSQSLAGIARAPPSSFPLLQPPTPLNIQTNQASPLRGAESYFSPVAESPASSRTSTTSGIFSQTGYPFPKTGTPQPGWAPEDSNRYTAPAAPRAPSRDGSTPNNAYGMVTANGRNPRGPSMPVMPRERDSAHAAQLQQQRSRSYSTPDINGQAARTGQSVPAVPGIPAHLNQGHPPHPIHVRHDSNIPRSNTGSPANDLPLRTNTSSPGAQRQRQYGGMAQFPTQPVYPRQGTPGSGANIPPPAGPPPPGLAPLAPVDPSRPVAPGLVTAPITSSQSMVPPTPDTAFSSQLRVRVNYDTGNYFTLIVHFDKLNYVNLIDRIDHRLSKFTNSSISKGELRLRYRDEDGDFVTIESDEDIQIAISEWQEGMRGSQGMDEIELFCVGEM